A single Cucumis melo cultivar AY chromosome 4, USDA_Cmelo_AY_1.0, whole genome shotgun sequence DNA region contains:
- the LOC103486820 gene encoding uncharacterized protein LOC103486820 isoform X1 codes for MESGKRDEERLKILCLHGFRTNGSFLRKQLSKWDPSIFALFHMEFPDGIFPAGGKSEIEGYFPPPYFEWFQFNEDFTEYKNLEECIDYVCNYITTNGPFHGLLGFSQGAVLSALLLGYQAQGKVLREHPPIKMFVSISGTKFKDESICEVAYKHKIKVKSVHFIGEKDWLKLPSQQLASVFHQPLIIRHPQGHTVPRLDESATKELQCWVDTILSSRGHDGDSEVKESVIDKVDERIENQIMKEENKCIDAV; via the exons ATGGAGAGTGGCAAAAGAGATGAAGAAAGGTTGAAGATATTATGCCTTCATGGATTTAGAACAAACGGAAGTTTTCTTAGAAAGCAACTCAGCAAATGGGATCCTTCCATTTTTGCTCTTTTTCATATG GAATTTCCAGATGGTATATTTCCAGCAGGAGGAAAATCAGAGATAGAAGGATATTTTCCACCTCCTTATTTTGAATGGTTTCAATTTAATGAG GATTTCACAGAATACAAAAACTTGGAAGAATGCATAGATTATGTATGCAACTACATCACTACAAATGGCCCATTTCATGGCTTATTGGGTTTTTCTCAA GGAGCAGTATTGTCAGCACTCTTATTGGGTTACCAAGCACAG GGAAAGGTGTTGAGAGAGCATCCACCAATCAAAATGTTTGTGTCAATATCAGGAACAAAATTCAAAGACGAAAGCATATGTGAAGTTGCCTACAAACACAAAATAAAGGTCAAATCTGTTCACTTCATAGGTGAAAAGGATTGGTTGAAACTTCCTTCTCAACAGCTTGCTTCTGTCTTCCATCAACCTCTCATCATAAGGCATCCTCAAGGACATACAGTTCCTAGATTAG ATGAATCGGCTACTAAAGAGCTCCAATGTTGGGTCGATACAATACTTTCTAGTCGTGGTCATGATGGAGACAGCGAAGTGAAGGAGAGTGTCATCGACAAAGTAGATGAGAGAATTGAAAATCAGATCATGAAAGAGGAGAATAAATGTATCGATGCTGTTTGA
- the LOC103486820 gene encoding uncharacterized protein LOC103486820 isoform X2 — protein MESGKRDEERLKILCLHGFRTNGSFLRKQLSKWDPSIFALFHMEFPDGIFPAGGKSEIEGYFPPPYFEWFQFNEDFTEYKNLEECIDYGAVLSALLLGYQAQGKVLREHPPIKMFVSISGTKFKDESICEVAYKHKIKVKSVHFIGEKDWLKLPSQQLASVFHQPLIIRHPQGHTVPRLDESATKELQCWVDTILSSRGHDGDSEVKESVIDKVDERIENQIMKEENKCIDAV, from the exons ATGGAGAGTGGCAAAAGAGATGAAGAAAGGTTGAAGATATTATGCCTTCATGGATTTAGAACAAACGGAAGTTTTCTTAGAAAGCAACTCAGCAAATGGGATCCTTCCATTTTTGCTCTTTTTCATATG GAATTTCCAGATGGTATATTTCCAGCAGGAGGAAAATCAGAGATAGAAGGATATTTTCCACCTCCTTATTTTGAATGGTTTCAATTTAATGAG GATTTCACAGAATACAAAAACTTGGAAGAATGCATAGATTAT GGAGCAGTATTGTCAGCACTCTTATTGGGTTACCAAGCACAG GGAAAGGTGTTGAGAGAGCATCCACCAATCAAAATGTTTGTGTCAATATCAGGAACAAAATTCAAAGACGAAAGCATATGTGAAGTTGCCTACAAACACAAAATAAAGGTCAAATCTGTTCACTTCATAGGTGAAAAGGATTGGTTGAAACTTCCTTCTCAACAGCTTGCTTCTGTCTTCCATCAACCTCTCATCATAAGGCATCCTCAAGGACATACAGTTCCTAGATTAG ATGAATCGGCTACTAAAGAGCTCCAATGTTGGGTCGATACAATACTTTCTAGTCGTGGTCATGATGGAGACAGCGAAGTGAAGGAGAGTGTCATCGACAAAGTAGATGAGAGAATTGAAAATCAGATCATGAAAGAGGAGAATAAATGTATCGATGCTGTTTGA